CGAATCATCGACGTACGCACTCGTCACCCTAAACCCCCCAATGTTATGACCACCGATCCCATTATTCTCATTCCACCGACGCATGAGCAGTCTGTTTATGGTTTTCACGTGGAAGAGCGTTTGCTGACACGCTTTTTGGAGTTTCTTGAACAAAAAGGTTTGAGCCCATGGAGACCTCCGGTGCCTTTGGACAAGAACGATGCCAACGAGCAACCGTTGATTCAGGTCGATGTCGAGTCCAAGGCCACCCAAGCCATGATGGAAGATCTCAAAACCGAATTCTTGAGTCAGGAATGAATCCTCTTTTCGGTGTGACATCCAGAGAGTGCGGATGAAGCGATCCGTTGATTGAATCTTATTTTGTTATGCCAAAAGGAGATAAATCCAGCTACACGGACAAGCAGAAGCGCCAGGCTGAGCACATCCAAGAGAACTATGAAGATCGGGGTGTGTCGGAAGCCGAAGCCGAAAGTCGTGCTTGGGCCACTGTGAATAAGACCTGGGGTGGAGGTAAGAAAAGCGGCTCAGGTCGCGGCAAGCCCGAGGATAAAGGCCCCGCTAAAAAAGGAGGTCGGAAAGGTGGGGCGGCCTCTGCTGCCAGATCCGCTGCGGAGCGTTCGGCCTCAGCTCGCAAAGCCGCAGCGACACGCAAGAGACGTGCTGCAGCAAAGAAGGCATGACAAGGATCTCGTCTTCTTTGGGGGATGCTCTTGAGGTAGTCGCTCGGCTATAGACGCAAGTGTGAGGTCAGCTACGAACTTTCTGCAATGAGCAATGATCTTTGGTTTAAAGAGGCCGTCATCTATCAACTCCATGTTCGTTCATTCCAAGATAGCAATGGAGACGGCATCGGTGATTTTCGGGGATTGATTCAGCGTCTGAATCACTTCGTCGAGCTTGGCGTCACGACTCTCTGGCTTTTGCCTTTTTATGTCTCACCGCTGCGGGATGATGGGTATGACATCGAGGACTATCGTTCCGTCAATCCCATGTACGGCACGCTCGCCGATTTTCAGGAGTTCCTGGACCAAGCGCACCAACTCGGGCTCAAGGTCATTACGGAATTGGTCCTCAATCACACGAGCGATAGGCACGCTTGGTTTCAACGAGCGCGGCTAGCTGAGCCAGGTTCCGTGGAAAGAGACTTCTATGTGTGGAATGACCACACCGATCGTTATGCGGATGCACGCATCATTTTCAAGGATTTCGAGGCTTCGAATTGGTCTTGGGACCCGGTGGCCAAGGCTTATTACTGGCATCGTTTTTATTCTCACCAACCTGACCTGAACTTCGACAATCCCAAGGTACAGGAGGAACTGTTGAAGGTGATGGATTTCTGGCTCGGAATGGGCGTGGACGGTGTACGCTTGGATGCTGTGCCGTATCTTTATGAACGAGATGGCACCAATGGAGAAAACCTGCCCGAGACCCATGCTTTCCTGAAAAAGTTGCGCAAGCATGTGGACGATCATTATGACAGTCGCATGCTGCTGGCGGAGGCGAATCAATGGCCGGAGGATGCTGCGGCCTATTTCGGGGATGGCGATGAATGCCACATGAACTTCCACTTTCCGCTGATGCCTCGGTTGTTCATGACGATTCAGATGGAGGATCGTTTTCCTCTCGTGGAGATTCTCCAGCAGACCCCCGCGATCCCAGATAACTGCCAGTGGGGTATCTTCCTCCGCAATCATGATGAACTCACGCTGGAGATGGTCACTGATGAAGAGCGAGACTACATGTACCGAGTCTATGCCGAAGACGCCCGCGCGAGGATCAATCTCGGCATTCGTCGCCGACTAGCTCCGTTAATGGGCAATGACCGAAAGAAGATTGAGCTGATCAATTCGCTCCTCTTTTCGATGCCTGGAACACCGATCATCTATTACGGGGATGAGATTGGCATGGGTGATAACTATTACCTGGGCGACCGCGATGGTGTTCGCACGCCCATGCAGTGGAGCCCAGATCGCAACGCAGGGTTTTCCAATGCGAATGCGCAACGCCTGTTCCTACCGCTCATCAGCGATGCGCAATACCACTACACCACGGTGAATGTGGAGGTGCAGCAAGCCAATGCCTCTTCCCTCATGAACTGGATGCGGAGGATGTTGCAGGTGCGTCGGCAATCCAAGGCCTTTGCGCTGGGGCGGCTGGAGTTTCTACATCCTGAGAACCCGAAGATCATCGCCTTTGTCCGATCTCATGAAGCGGAAACGGTGTTGGTGATCGCGAACCTCTCGCACTACACGCAGTACACGGAGCTTGATCTCACCACCTATAGCGGCATGCAGCCCGTCGAGATGTTCGGTGGCAATCTTTTGCCTGAGGTTAAACAAGGACAAACGTCATTTACAGTCGGACCCTATGGCTTTATCTGGCTCTCCTTGCAGACCAGCACGAGCGAACTTCAGGCATCTGGATGGGAAGCGCCTCTTCTTCTTGGAGCGGCGGCTTGGGGACGTCCTTTGATTCAGTCCTTGGAAGAAAAGATCCTACCCAGATATCTCCAGCATTGCCGATGGTTTGGAGGCAAGAGCCGCCGTTTACGTGATATCCGCATCGTACACGACATCGTTTTCCCTGGCACGGATGTGCACATCTTGAAGGTGGAGACGGCATTTCTCGAAGGGCTCCCTGAGCACT
Above is a window of Prosthecobacter debontii DNA encoding:
- a CDS encoding plasmid stabilization protein, which encodes MPKGDKSSYTDKQKRQAEHIQENYEDRGVSEAEAESRAWATVNKTWGGGKKSGSGRGKPEDKGPAKKGGRKGGAASAARSAAERSASARKAAATRKRRAAAKKA
- the treS gene encoding maltose alpha-D-glucosyltransferase, with amino-acid sequence MSNDLWFKEAVIYQLHVRSFQDSNGDGIGDFRGLIQRLNHFVELGVTTLWLLPFYVSPLRDDGYDIEDYRSVNPMYGTLADFQEFLDQAHQLGLKVITELVLNHTSDRHAWFQRARLAEPGSVERDFYVWNDHTDRYADARIIFKDFEASNWSWDPVAKAYYWHRFYSHQPDLNFDNPKVQEELLKVMDFWLGMGVDGVRLDAVPYLYERDGTNGENLPETHAFLKKLRKHVDDHYDSRMLLAEANQWPEDAAAYFGDGDECHMNFHFPLMPRLFMTIQMEDRFPLVEILQQTPAIPDNCQWGIFLRNHDELTLEMVTDEERDYMYRVYAEDARARINLGIRRRLAPLMGNDRKKIELINSLLFSMPGTPIIYYGDEIGMGDNYYLGDRDGVRTPMQWSPDRNAGFSNANAQRLFLPLISDAQYHYTTVNVEVQQANASSLMNWMRRMLQVRRQSKAFALGRLEFLHPENPKIIAFVRSHEAETVLVIANLSHYTQYTELDLTTYSGMQPVEMFGGNLLPEVKQGQTSFTVGPYGFIWLSLQTSTSELQASGWEAPLLLGAAAWGRPLIQSLEEKILPRYLQHCRWFGGKSRRLRDIRIVHDIVFPGTDVHILKVETAFLEGLPEHYVLPLCIVPGALAQQLLNDSPQRVLARFYDDSVLYEALWLPEFQTALFSSLTGDMAAGKPFSLNQESPLSVTAEEIHKAGANARVLSGEQSNTSISYANTWLIKFFRKFETGAHPEVEMTQHLTRENFNVPPFLSALNLQAGDQTGVLAMLTHYAVHQGDGWLFTLDALALMFDRVLQARLAGVEALAEDAIGVVYPDRAAQLGRVTAAMHIALARGSSEPAFKPQPFTTYYGRSLYQGMRANASRVLRELRRQMATLAGDAAAMATEILDGKDTLLKAYEKLLHTTIQCGLIRVHGDFHLGQVLNTGQDFVVIDFEGEPRLSLSERRLKRPALRDVAGMVRSFDYAAAAALDKVNVEDRDIVAPWAAVWTETVTQAYLKAYLEAAREEAFLPQDSETTQLLLDLHILDKALYEIGYELSYRPHLVSIPLMAVRRYLDTLKA